In Erigeron canadensis isolate Cc75 chromosome 8, C_canadensis_v1, whole genome shotgun sequence, the DNA window agccacctctgCTTTGGGGTGATGATCTATGGATGGTTATGTGATATTGAGTGTCTTATAAGAAGAAATAAAGCATATAGATGATTAAAGGTTTTTAGGCAAAATAGGCCAACAATGTGTTAGTTACAAACTTATGAATTTGTTAGTTCCCGTTTCTGGTAATTATATTCATGTTCATTACATGTCCCAATTCTTGTATTCTAATTCAATAATTTGATCGAATTCGTTGCTTAATGGTGCATGGTTGATGTAACGTACTAACAAAATATAACGATAGAGAAGCTTATGTAAAGCGGGTTCCCTGGTTAAAATGACTGTTATAAACTTCTCAACCAAATTACtcaactaaaaatgaaaatgaatagTCGATCCATTATAGTCTTTTATCAATAAATTGACGATAGAAAAATTAAATCACGTAAtagtataatattttatttattcttgtgatgtatatttatgaGGATGGTTTATTTGTACATGCATTTCGTAAATACTCATCAACTTAGATTCTTTTTTATACAGCTAGAGCATTGATTAAAAGCCTTTTCTATATTCCTTATTAAAGTTAACAAACTAAACCCCATTTTAAGCAAACTAAACAAATGTCCATCTGATTCAGAGGTGTCGCGACGACGAAAACGGTTGGTGATGATGGCGACGGCGGTATCGGTGTAGGTAATAATGTAAAAGTGATTGATGTAAAACGACGtgatttagttattttaaaatttgatggaTGTATGTCGTTGtgtataatttcattaaaagttatataagtatatatcttaggtgatgtttaaattagtgaataaaaaaaagtattttgagGTTATCAACTACATACTTAGTTGAAAtattgaaagaaagaaatgttttataaattttaagcactttttaaaatattctcAAAAtgcattatttttatatataagttaaaatcTTGATATGATTGAATTCTAAATTTTTAACTATGAAACTACATAACCGTATAACATGGTCACTGTACTAGTTcaacaacaaaacaaacatGATTTATCTTGATGCATGTAAAATTAACTAGCCTTTAATACTAAAATTCTTTTAGTagaactagcattgtacccgcgcaatgcggcggcgggaacggcgacggtggtttagtggtgtcggtgacgggtggtgatcgatgacatcgacaattggtgctGAGTGGTttaaccgtgtaagttgatacaatggtgatagtgatattttagaatataagggtttaaagtataaattaattcattaagggtaattttgataatatctaataaccctttccttaagggttgtttattaagggcaatatagtaattttccatctaactattttctaaccctttcctaaaataaggaggtgaataatcattataaaagaGTAGTAGATAATAACGTAGAAACTCACCCGGTAAAGCTTCTAGCCTTCCATTACAATCTATTAGGTATGAGAACACCAACAAATGGGTCATTACCGGGTCCACCATCCATAACTAAGCCTGCCAATGAACTTTTGAGCCCAAGTCCAAAAAAGAGCCACACCCTAATAGTCTTAACTCTTATACTATACTTTAATGAAAATTCAAACTCATAAGCATAAATTTCCTTTGACGGCGGTTATTGTTGGTTGGTGGTTGTGGACAACGGCTATGGACTATGGTGGCAACATTGTAGATAGATGGCCCGTTGGTGTGCCCATGAATTTTAAATGTTGGAGATTTTGCTTTTCACTATGCCTCGTGTAAAAATCCGTATCAGATTACTAACTTAACGAAAACTAACTACTAAcatttgtcattaaaaaaaaaaacggtatcaaattttttttttattgaataacAATGGTGGTTGAATTCAGCGACATTGTCttttcatcgtccggtagaaatcgaccacgtcaccagcacagtcgaTCCAAGGGCATGATTGGCGGTGGAAAATCCCACTACCATTTTGGAAAAAACCagctaaatgctagagaaaacccccatGCCCTCCATAGTGTTAAAAGATCGAGGAAGAGATAGGTCACTATTTATCTTAACAAATAATACATGAATTAACATATTGATATCCTTAGTTTTTTGAAGTTTCAAATTAACAAAATCCGTGAATCACTTATGTAGGATTGTGTCTAGCTCTAAACTAAAGTGTAAGATATAGTCATAATCATTTTTGGCACTTGTATCGTATGGTGTCCCTAACTTAAACACATCAATTaatcaaaactcaaaaacatatatgtatcaATTTTGTCGATATGATTTGGGGATTATTGGTGGCTGATTTTGGTTATAGTTAACTACTTAACTCACACGGCACTAGACGCATTTGCATGCTATATATGGTACGTGTTCCGGCCAGTCAAGCTCAGTAAATtatgcatataaatatatgagttATGTAGATAAGTGTATGTTGTAAGATTGAGGTAATTTACGGCTTATAACTTCCTCTAGCTAGGATAGCTCTACCAAAGTATGTGTTTTGTCGATGTCATGCCAATTTGTTGCCTTGGTTGTTCATTATCGCAAGTTCACAACTACATATTTAGTACACTGTTGTGGTCATTTGGTGAAGGATTTCGAAGATAGTGTGGTTTTGTATTAGGCTATATGTTGGCATAATGTATCATCTTTCTAATATATGCGGTTTAATATTTTATACTCTTACTTCATCAGTAATATGACTAATATTTAAAAACAGACTCTTTATCATCGGGTAAAATATGATTGTCTAGCATCTGACCAGTTTATATCTCTTTTTTGTGAAATTAATTAGCATTGTAACTATTGTTtatcattaatatatatgacttttttaagtataaaaaattaacatttgATAAAACAAGCATTAAAAATTCGAACTACATACTCTAATCCAAACTTTCTATCTCATAGTACGATAACTTTGGTGGCGGGGTGGTAAAAACTGTGGTGACGGCGGTAAAAAATTCAAACTACATACTCTAAGCCATTAAAAACTATAACTATGTGCATATAATTATCCAAGTAATGTCGGCGGTAATGGCGACGGTTGGTGGCGGGAACGGTGGTGACGGCGACGGGTGACAGCGGTAGTGACGGTAGTGATAGAAGTATGATATTAGGGTTGTTTAAGTATAAGGGTAATTTGggtataaaaaatattaatttttctaaaatagaaaagtcaatttgctttataaaagtttatatagatatagcaTTTTTGAACCCACAACCCAACAATACCATCGGTATGAATCATATTGTTATCAAGAACAACAATGCTTTATAACAGGATAATTTCAAGATTTACAACAGATcatataataaattttgaaCCGAACATTTAAATACCCCGTGATATATTATTTCACGTAAAATATAGTGATGAAATAATGACTCATTGACATAAATACACAAATGTACTCTCCTACATCTTTATATCGTGTCGTTTTAACATTGATCTTTTTCATATCCATGTCGTGTCATTTTGCCACTTGTTGCATCAAAGGTCAATTCATTCAAGTTATACCAAACCCAAAAGTTTCCATTTTTCTTGCAAGAATTTTGAATTCCTCACAGTAAATATTTATGATTTCACTATTAATACATTCCATAAAGTTTACTTATAAAAGCCAAGAAATTTACTTTATTCTAAGACAAAGTTATTACTTGTTACCAACAACCATATCCTACCATATACATGTACATTTGTTTCATCAATTCATCTAACAATGTACAACAAAAGATGCAAGGTGTACAACTGCTTGTACAAGacataacaaaaaacaatgtACAATGAAAGATGCAAATTGTACATCCACTTTTTTATATGTGGAAAAGAGTTTGTACTTGCAAAGAAATGGATGCCCACTCCACTTCCATGTTCTAAACAACTTTTGTTTAGTAGCTTCATAAACTCACAAGGTCTTGGAAACccagaaaaaaaacataacttgGAAAATCCCAATGAAATCTACCAAGTCCTTtccttcatttaaataatactagtacaatacaataaaataagtaatatatattaaaatgaatTTGGATTTATAAAATTCAATGAATGTATATAGATATTGTAAATTAAAGAAACTAGCAAGCTAGTTGTAGAATTATAATGATAAAACTAAGATGATAACATTGATAAATAATATTCAACCCAACTAATATAGAGAAAAGTAGTAAAATGAAAACACCAATTAAGAAGATGCAATACAATGCATCTCTAAATCTAGCTTAGTTTTTTCTAGCATATACACAACCCAACTAAACACATTCTTCTAACACTCCCaatattcattttctttttcttcttcaaatgcATAAATTGGTTGTACTATACCATACAATCAATTAATGCTTTCATTGGAATCTTGAACTTGCTTTTTCCCAGAAGTGGCTTTATTATTATGCATCCAAACCTTGAGAACTTGTCTTTTAACACAAACTTCAGCACAAAATCTTTGAACTTCAGGATCATCTTCTCTTGGTATCCTCCACCCAACTTTCTCAGCAAACTCAAGCATCTTTTCCTTTTGTTCTTGTGTAAACTTTGTTCTAAATCTTTTTTTAGCCACCCCATATGGTGgtacaacaccaccaccaccagtagTAGTAGTGAAATTCAGCTCTTCACTTGATGACTCAGTGGCTgcaccaccaccacttccaAGGCCAAATGCCATTTTCACTGGTGGAGCATTGATGGATGTAGCCCAGtttgggtggtggtggtggtggagggaTATTGCCGGTGGTgtacggtggtggtggtggtggtggaatgAGGGTGATGGTGTTGGTGATGGTAATGGTGGTGGAAGTTGAAGAAATGGTCCTGCTGTTGGACTGCAGTTTGTGGCTGGGTATTCTTTCCTGTGGAAATTTCTGTGGCAGTTGCAAGCTGCACATTTTAGTGCTTCTAGTGTTCCATCATcacctgtatatatatatatatatatattatatatataataacccCATAaccatatacataaaaaaaaataaataaataaaaattaattagcatatttataatcatatagagtttttttttttaaacggtaAATTTGAGTTCAAAAGCATGCCTCTTCATATAACCAGCACACTCatagttttgatttataaaGCTTAAAATTAACAATGAGGATAGTATTGCATAGTTTTTAATTACGTGTGTATATACCTGATGGCATAAACTCGCCGCAACCATCAGTGATGTTACCACCCATGTTGGCAGCATGGTTCTTGAGGCATTCTTTGTAACGAGGAAGTTGCAATGGTGACTTCAAGAGTTTAGATCCGACTGATATTGGGGTGACTGAAGCTCCAGTACCCGGAAACCTATCCGGATCCAAACCATGGTGATCCAAAGTTTCAGAAGAAGATTCTCTAATCAaatgattgttgttgttgttgttgttgttgttgatataaGGAGGTGAGGTTTGCATTCCTATCATTTCTTTCTCATGAGTACTTCCACTTAAAGCCATTAATGAGTAACTAACTAGCTAATTAGCTTAGCTAGCTagttaataataatcaaaaccctaaaaacatgCTTCATTGTCAACAagatttaaaaaagaaacaaacccATTATAGTGCTAGCTTAAATCTTGGAGACCCACAAACCAATTAATCAAATGTgatgaaaaaccctaaaaaagatAGAATCTTTTACCTGAGAGAGAATTAGCAGCTTATGGTGATAATTTCATGGAATTTGGAGATAGAAAAAGGGGAGTAGGAGAAGGTGTTGCAGAGGTTCCAACAGGACAAGTATGAAGGCAACAAGAGACAGCTTGGTTGCCTAAGATGGAGTTTAGAGAGAGATAGGGAGATAAGAATAATAGTGAGAGAGGAGAGAGTGGGAAACAACTCAACAACAAAGGAAAGATGACATAATATGCTTAACTCTACTACATGTGAGAAACTTACACATAAATAATCTCTTTTCAGACAAATCaatatgtgtttttaatttttacacaATGGGTGGACGGTAAAAGGATCGGAGTTGGTTTGACAATTGGTTAAAAAGTATTCACTTGATTACATTGTGTGCAATTTAAACATAGTAGAATGGGTTAAGTCGGAAAAGGAAAAATACAACTCAAAGTTATCCATGACACTACGAGGACAAAATTTTATGACACAGTAATTAAGAATGTTGAAAGTCGGCTATTTGAAGTTAATTTCCGGATAATATATTTCACTATCCGAATATatattcaaacttttaatatttgacTTTGGAatttttagatatatgaaataTCCGGGATATCTAAagtatacaaaaaatatatagatatctaccaataaattaaaacaggattaagatgttcttgaaacgacatatggcgtaatctttgatcgacacgtgtccttttcagttatttattttattaaattagtttttttaattgtatataaattcaattttcttattagagtTAAAATTAAACTATAGCTCTTagtttatagatacaaaacacattataaccttatttgattaatcgttttctcattaataaaatttgttttttttcctcaaTTCTTCAAATCTTATCATTTATATTACtcataataagttaataacataaaGACTTTAACtaattgagtttacgatccaaaatcacaaggctatttgtcgtcatcctttatgcttacaagttctaattttgatgtgattttaaaaatttaacataaatccaaaactttaactaaatatatatatatatatatatattatatatatatatatcattactatTTACTATGATCattggtttactttaaccataatttatttcatactcacaaacTATGTATGAGTTATATTCGAATTATTACGATACAATCTATGTAGAtatcgtacatcgtacgggtattaggactagttttTAGAAATATTCGAATATTTTCtgaatttgataaaagattttttgaATATGATTGAatcatttactttttaaacatttcaaactttcaacgacagttttgtttaaaagtctaggcaacatctattttttatttagacATGCAAGTTAGtaaaatttattcattaatcaaagTAACCACAATGTCTTGTGTAAATTGAatactaaatatataatactcgtaacattttggttattttcaaaataatgtttttttgtgACTTTTAAGGATATTTACATATATCACACAACAATTTAcgtatattaatatttaaatcagttattttttaaaaaaattataaaacaattaaatagTGAGCCAACATCTCTGGTTTATGACTAAGCAGTCTGGTTGGCTTGTTGCATAATTTTGTTTCAATTTGAATTGAAATTTGTTTATTGTCTTTTAAATTAGTAATTCGAATTTCAGATAACTAATCGGATTCTAAAAAACATGATCGGGAGTAGCTGTGTAAAAAGGGTAAAGTGGACGAGACCCCTCAATCCCAGATACCATATCAGTACCCATACAAACAACACACAACCACAATGTTTATAGCGCAGGCAAATAGTCTGTCTAGAAAATTTCACAAGTTTAAGGTAGGATGTAAGCCTCGAACCTGTGCCCAAATATAGTGTAAGAAGCTACGTATGTAGGATCCTTTATCTTTTGTCTTGATGATAATGATTGATCTTGATCAACGTGTATAATGAATTTACTTGTGAGGATTGAAAATAAGTGAACTTTATTAATAGCAtatagttaaaaagaaaaaaattttactTAGTATGAGAATCAGTGCTTGTTACAGATTGAGCCAAAAatgtattaaatttttttaaattattgatTCTAAttggaaaagaaataaaatagaaacaaaAAGCTAATCTCACAATAGGATTACTCAAAATATTAGgattttttcattcaaaatattaggATTTTTTCATTCTAATatgggaattttttttttttataatttcgtactagattttagacccgtgtccaacactggatacgagatttacgatattaacaatattatatcttcatacatttaagtcataaaagcttacaattttaaaaaaaacacggttttatagtgttatattttgcaagttgtagttaataatcataggttcctcactgtcattattagcctagacatattgatggaattgtttgtcgtagttatTCCACAAagacacatgctatatataataatttctccattataatatattttcaaacagatgtactcataatgtgatattattaaaaaaaaataattaagaattaaaatataaacatatttgtgatcccgaacATGACATTCAAGAGAAAAGACTGCAAAATCTTTCCGAAGTGTTATAAAGAGGGAAGGCGCGCTACCTTTTTTTCTTGCTTCTGTAAATTGGCAATAGGACATCCTAAAATGGCAGTTCCTGCTCCTTGAGAGGTACCAAATAAATGACTACTTGAATCGGGATTTTGAGCATAAAGATTCCACTGACCTGTAAAAAGTGGGCCTAATCCTTGGGGATGTGGTAATACATCTAAGAAATTATTCCATCGAACGGATTCCCCTCTGGATGCAGGAATAGCGACATGGACTAAATGCCCTGTCCAAGCCAAGGAACTTACGCCGAAGAGTCCTGATAAATGATGATTGAGACGAGATTCCGCATTTTTGAACCACGAAACACTTGGTTTCCATTTCGGTTGTAAGTGTAACCAACCCGCTATTaaaatgtatttaatcatgatgcgcgttcataacacgcatatgtttattttcaatcacttgttctatgataatatgataacaatcaAATAATACATGTAAGGCTAATCATTAtatgggatttttttttttttttttttataatttcgAATGCCAATTACCCATAAAAAGCTTCATTGAtctaaattagttttttcatATCTTGTCATTGCAAATTTAAATTAGATAACCTgaggctattttttttttaaaaattattaaccatgttaataattatagaaaaaatttcattaattcattttttttttttctactgtCACTaaatttccatttatttttatctattcataaaatattaaatctcactaaatatttaattttaatataataattacacttttagctttaaaattgaaaaaaaaagattatcaatTCACtatttaactaaataaaatatttttaatattttttttatatcataaacTATTATAACTATATGttcacttttattttcaatgaatttataaatcaaaaatctCGTTAtgtataaaagtttttaaaacatttataatgTTTAACATACCGTATGTAAATACAAGACTAGAATCTAATATATGTAACCAGTTagctatataaatatttaaatagtGATATAACAATGTTTGCAATTCATATGAAGTTAGTTACATAATATCAATTTTTATGGTGTTTTTAGAATGTAATATTTTGTGTCTGTccatgtttataaattttttgtagTCCGCCATTTATAACTtatgtaaaattatttttagaccGGTTAAGCTTTTTGTTTGATACCTTAcaacacaaatttttttaagtttcgctattacatttttaagtaattttaatttaaaatctaGACATCATAAATTTTTAGCTTTGATAAGAAATAATTTTCACAAAATCTTTCTTAGATTAAAAAGTTAATTGTAAGATTCTTCATGTGGTTTGTCTATTTTTGTAATGGAG includes these proteins:
- the LOC122579071 gene encoding zinc-finger homeodomain protein 5-like isoform X2 — its product is MQTSPPYINNNNNNNNNHLIRESSSETLDHHGLDPDRFPGTGASVTPISVGSKLLKSPLQLPRYKECLKNHAANMGGNITDGCGEFMPSGDDGTLEALKCAACNCHRNFHRKEYPATNCSPTAGPFLQLPPPLPSPTPSPSFHHHHHHRTPPAISLHHHHHPNWATSINAPPVKMAFGLGSGGGAATESSSEELNFTTTTGGGGVVPPYGVAKKRFRTKFTQEQKEKMLEFAEKVGWRIPREDDPEVQRFCAEVCVKRQVLKVWMHNNKATSGKKQVQDSNESIN
- the LOC122579071 gene encoding zinc-finger homeodomain protein 5-like isoform X1; translation: MALSGSTHEKEMIGMQTSPPYINNNNNNNNNHLIRESSSETLDHHGLDPDRFPGTGASVTPISVGSKLLKSPLQLPRYKECLKNHAANMGGNITDGCGEFMPSGDDGTLEALKCAACNCHRNFHRKEYPATNCSPTAGPFLQLPPPLPSPTPSPSFHHHHHHRTPPAISLHHHHHPNWATSINAPPVKMAFGLGSGGGAATESSSEELNFTTTTGGGGVVPPYGVAKKRFRTKFTQEQKEKMLEFAEKVGWRIPREDDPEVQRFCAEVCVKRQVLKVWMHNNKATSGKKQVQDSNESIN